In Gadus chalcogrammus isolate NIFS_2021 chromosome 13, NIFS_Gcha_1.0, whole genome shotgun sequence, the genomic stretch ACATTAGCAGTGAGTGGtctggtctgtcaacaaataaACTGTTATAGCTCCTCGTGTAGCCCAGTCTAATAATTGGGTTGATGTTAGTAAGCGTTGCACCATCACATACAAACACTTATGTTAATGTGGACGCAATCTATTCTTTTTTAACGATTTTAGCTTGTAATCTAAACTGAGTTTACTAGCAATCAAGTTTTCAATGTTGTGGCTATACTAGCATGCTAGGCTAGCTCAGCTAGTAGAATTTACTTACAATGCTTGGACTGTACTGTCAAGGACTGATTGTATACATTGGAACAGTTAAGAGAGAGACCCCGACACGCAAATCATTAAACGGAATTACCGAAAACAAATCTTTTTACGAAGAAATCTGCGTTGGATGTTCGGAAAAAGCATCACATGCACCACTTTTTGGTAACGTCCATGTTTTACCGTACTGGAACGAATATAGGGGCAAGCTATTTTCAAATGGCCACATATGAACATAACACATAGCACATTGTGATAGAAACCACGTTAGGGATCAGTCCGGTAATATTTGGTAGCTTAAGGCCTGAAACGTGGAATAAGTAAGTGTTCACTATTCAaatttagatatttttttatcatatgGAACACATGAATGTAAAGTAaaaccacataggcctacactaaGAACAGGGTAATTTAGTAGTGATTGACTTTTATCGAAACTACAAAATCCACAGGGAATTCAGATTCGCGTGAGTAAAGAGGGAGATAACTAAGGATGTCTACATGTAGGTTGTGAAAATGTAGGATCCATCCAAGCCCCTTTTGGCTGAGCGTAGAACACCATAGACACATTATCCTAAATGGATAAAGAGTATAGAGAGTATACATCCCATACTATTAGAATCGTTGCTATTATGTACATAAATATGCACACCTGTTGCAGAATTTCCTGTATGCACGCAAAGCTTTCGCATACATTAACGTGTTAATGTGAGTTTgcgtaaaaataaagaatgatATAAAAACGTTAAAAGTCACTTGTAACGTCTCGGTATCTCTAAAAATGTGTCATATATTTTCCTCTAATTAAATACAGCGCAGAAAAGCACGGCGCGTCTATCATGAGACTTACGGGGAAGTGAGCAAGCCACTCCTCCGCTTGAAATGTTTCATGGTTGCGCTAAATCCATCTTTACTCTGTCGTCTGCAGCTAATGCAGTCGAGGAGCGCTATTAAAATGTCAACTCGTTTTGTTTTTCGCGAATTGTAGCCATGAGAGGAGATTTTTTTCCCTCGTTTAACTTTCCGACCTCGGTCTCACAATGCGAATTCATTGCAAACTATTTGTAATCGCTGTGTGTTTGGGAGTTTTTCTACTTTTGTACTTTTTCGGTGGGAATTCTGCAGACGAACAGCTCTTGAAAGAAGTTAAAGAGGACAACCCTTCTCCATCTGCCCCATCGGAAGTTGTACATAAGGTAGCATCAAAGTTCACATACAGAAAACACCATGAACTTAATGTTGCTGCAGGAGATGCACCCAAGGAGCGAAAGAATGGAAACAGTATCAACAGAGTGGCAAACGTTAATACAAAGAGGTGAGGATTTTATCGCATCCTCATTTGCAGTGCTGATAGATGATGTCCATGCTGTTACCATTTTGAACAGATAAGTATGGCAATCATTCCATAGTTAACCTTCTGTGCTGCGGTTCTTTGTAGTCGAAACTAATGCAAAAGGACTGGGCAATTGCTTCTGCAATTTCTTCAACGGGGCAATTCTCTGCCATTGATAGCATAGCATGTGTAGCGTATTTAATGCTCAAGGGCACTGGGAAGCCACTGATAGGGCTGTCAAGGGAACAGCTGCTGATTTAAAAACAACTTGCAAATAAACATGGCTTCAACCACCCCTCCCTTCATGGTCAGGGTGAGCTCATTCCTGATTTCATCAAGTTCttggctgcatttcccctctGCTTAGGAGGACTGCAAACTATCACATCAAAGCCAGTTCTCCACGGACAGCCAAATAGAATGGTTTATATCAAGTAGGCTACGTCTCTTGTGGATGGTGAAGACATGGGGACACcttaaaatacacaaaaactagtgtagcaatataaataataataatgatgatgattagGAAGAATGGATCTACTCATAAAGAAAAAGGAATTGACAATGCATCCACTCGTTCATATTTATGATTGATTTATTACCTTACTGTTAATTCATATAGGCATGCAtgatgatgtgtttgtgtgtgaatgacaAGCTTTGCATTGGTTTGTGGACGACAATAAGGGATGGGAACGGCAAAGACTACACTCATGGCAGTCACACCACATCAAAGTCCTGTCAGCCATGCGGACAATGGGACTTTGCTATTCCTGTGTTATACTACATGTCCACCTTTTTCTagttccatctctcctccttggCGCCTCTTTGTTTCCCTCTGGGCTGAATGCCACGATAATGTAACTGAACAAAGTGTATtctgggggggaagggaggacgGTTCTATTCCGAAAGCTTCTTTCTTGGATGTTGTGGAGACTGGTGGAGCAGATAAAACGCCATCCAGGCATTCAGGCCTCAGTGTCTACTCACACAAGCAAGTGTGCGCGCCAATGATAAGGGAGATGGGGTGAGAGGGTCAACGGTGACCACGGAAAACACGTAACGGTCTTTGGCACAGCATACGCAACAGGGAGAAGTGCTGTGATTAGGGAAAACACAGCCCTCACAACTCTACCTAACCTCCTCTagttaaaatacaattaaactGGAGTCGAAATCTAAtccctgtttttgtttttgtttttcctgcaAGAATTTTGAGTCTTATAGCTTgtgtcaaaaaaacaaaagatggTTACTAGTAATACAGCTGTTACGACTGTTTTTTAAAGCAACAGACATTTTTACCAGACATTGCTTGATGCGAAGCCATCAAGGAAGAGAAGACACTAATACCATCACAGAATACATGAATGCTTATTTCTTTTTGACCTGAGGAATTTACACTAGGTTTGTATAAATCTGGCAGCAGACTGATTTCCTGCTCAGCGCAACTAACACCAAACCACGTTGCGTAAAACCCCCATGGTGGCTCTATCATTTCCTCTGGACACATGACACTATTTCCTGTGCCTGTGGCCAAAAATACAAGGGTAAGCTTCAGCCACTGTCCCCCAAAATAACTTTTGTTTTAAAGTAAATTTGTTGTAGTGTAATGACACACCACAGGGACACCTTGTCTGCAAAGGCACAATGGGTGGGGTGGTCACCAAGCCCCCTAATGAACTTCTGCTTCCGTTTTTATGAATCCCTTTTACTATTACTACTGAAATATACTACTGAAACTTTAATCCAAAGCCACTCGCATTGAATTCCGATACATGTCATTGATTAGCAGCTAGGTTAGGCTTCTTGCTCTAGCATCACTGTGGGGAATTAGGGGGTGGGGAAAATCGAACCCTGTACCTTTTTGGAAGGGAGCCACTACACTATCCTGTCCCCTTAACTATCCTATCAAACCATATTCATAGCAAGTCATTATAATCAGTGGTGAGAGCGGCGTCAATTATGAAAGGCTTCAAGGTAACAACTCACTCTATTAGCGTAACATTAGGCACTTAAACAAATGTTCCCCTGTAGGACTCGATGCCATAACTCCCTGACGGGGACTGTCTTATCGATGTAGCCGGAGTCACTTAATTGGCCCTCGCGCGATGGCAGTTATATCTGTACATGGTAAAATAGGCTAGGGCAGGGAGTGGGGGGAGTTGTGATGGCAACAAACGATACCGGGCTGCCATGGAACAAGAAATATTTGTAAAGAATGAAATATATTCCATAGTCTTGAATGTTTTAGCATTAGCATGGCCGGTTGCTTGTTTTTCAATGAAGAAATTTGCATTTTctcataattaattaattgttaCATTGTTTGAAACATGAAGGTCGAGGCCTGTATTACGAAGGATTTAATAAGTTTATCAACACGTGCctgaatatattttttatattgttataCAGTGTATTCATTTTAATTGAGCTTTTCCTTTAACACCAGCCACACCCAGAACCATGGGTGAATCATAGCATCAATGACTCCCCTTTATGCCTTATCAGAAGCACTTTGGAGGGACAGGTGGATGCTGGATCAGGTTCTAATCTCGCTTGCTACACCCAGggagggtaagggggagggcatGGAGGTAGCAAGGTCAGGGTAAAGGTTTAAATGCCCCCTGTGTTCTGTCGTCTCCTGGAATAGTGTCCTCTGTGTAAtggagcctccccccccctgccaaaTATCACCAGTCGAAGCTGATATATTATAGGCATTAAAGTTAAACGTTTGGTACAATCTCTCTCCGGAGAGGGCAAGCATACTCAAAGGGTCTTTTAAATCAAGTTAATCTTCAAAACCCCCTTCCCCACTCCCGCTTTTTCCAGCTCTCTGAAGACCGAGGAACAATCCGAACGATTCAACAGGATATTAGATCGGAATGATGTAAAGCCCGTTCTGTATCCcccttttgaaaataaaaaaaattggaaaataaatgatattATCGTTGGTGCCAGGATGCTGACCGTTACCAGATGAGGCAGAGTTTCGCAACGCACAGCCACATCTGCACAGCACATGGCTCGCTTAGTAGCCAATAGAAACACAACGTTCCGTTGCATGTTACCAATTGAAAGAAGAGGATGCCTCTCGGCGCAAGCGGGAGACGAAGGGAGGgggactgtgagtgtgtgtgggtgtgtgtgtgtggggggggacggggcggagggggagggtggcagTTGGCGACCTTGAATGGGCCTTGGGTTTTGTACTGCAGTTCTGGGCACCTTCTCATTCATCCTAATCAGTGTCTCATTACCGTCCCCCAGCCGTGCAGAACACCACGCGATGCGTCTGCGAGACGCCCCAGGGGCCACCTGTCCAACTTTAccctccccttcttcttctttgttctctatctttctgtcttttgTTCGTATGAGTGGACAttttttattcactttttgCCCGGGGAATGTGTTGATCCGGTCTTGTTCTTTAAATATCTGTTCATGAACTAATGGTTTTGTTCCTTTTTTGGGGGATCTTTACATCTATTTATAATTACGTCAGCCATATGGGTCCATCGCCAATGGTAGTGTTTATTTGAAGTAATGTACACAAAGGACTAGCTAATTGTGTTCCAATGAGCTGCCCTCCATGGTGGTGACTCAGTGCTTTGTGCTGCTGCCCAATATCTGTCAAATGAACTTGTTTTGTTTCTTAAAAGCTTCATTTTGAACTGTCTCCTTTTGGGAGAACAAGGCCTTGAAGCCTGTGGGTAATGCAGCAAAGAGTTTTGTgagtgaggggggtgggggaaggctGTTTGGGGAACATTACAGGCAGAGAGTGGGGTCTTTGTAGGAATTACTTGGGGGGGTGCGTCACATATGTTTGTCAAGACTGTGGTGATGTGCCACGTCTGGAATGCCTCAGAGGCAGCCCGTCCTCACGTTTCAGCTGCTTAGCCCTCATAAACCCATTAAGGAGCTGTCAGTACCGCGGCACGTTCCGCAAGAGACAGGGCCCTTCTTCAAAGGCGACCCCGTCGACGATGGCTGATTGACAGTTTGAAGCAAGATCATGTGCTCATCAGCTCTGAGAGATTCTATTGTCGTTCATTAATCTTTTTTCTTCAGTAGACTAAAGACGAATGGCGGGCGGCCGGGGTCGCGGCGGGCCCCTGCGGAGGAGGTCATGCACCTGGCAGTGGTGGCCTGTGGGAACCGGCTCGAGGAGACCCTCATCATGGTCAAATCGGCTCTGCTTTTCAGCGTCAAGAAGATCAAGTTCCACATCTTCGCGGAGGATCCCCTGGCTGCCCACTTTGAGAAAGGGGTGAGTACCTCGCTGAGGGTCATGCTGAGACGCCAGGACTTGTTTACATATTCTGGAAGTGTTTTATCCGTCTTAAAAGGGGCTGGCGGGGGGGTTGAGTTGTCTGGCAGAGAAACACTGTGTCCAGTCTCATCAATCAGCAGATGTGAATCCCAGCAGCTTGATGTCATCCACCACGACGACCCCACAGGGGGTGTGCGGCGAGATGCTTCCGAGCCCAGGAAGTCTCTCGGCAGGGCTCTGAGCTGGAACACGTTAAACTGTCCTACCTGCTACCAATCCGTCCTCCCCTGCTGGGCAACGAACAACATCAAGATCGCAGGGGATTGGCTTGCGCTTGTCTTGAGTCACTCTTTATGCCGTTCAGGCGTTTGAACCTTTTTTTATCAGGAGCGTAAGGCAGCACGTTCTGATCGCTTCCTTCCTCGGGAGTCACCTTCACAGTAGCACTCGCcgcatgtttttttaatggctGGTTATATTGTTAGCAGTCTGGCTTTTAAGGCTGGTTCATCGCAACATGATTCTTTAAATGTGTGTTTactatgtgtgtgcttgtggagaGCTCTTCATAGACCGAGAATATCAGGATGACAGGGAAATGGTCCTGTTGATCTATTAATGGCTAGCCTTTTAACTCTGTTTAATCACAATGTGAATCTTTTAAAAAACTAAAagtctgtgcatttgtgtgtgccagCTTATGCACTGTTGGTTGTAGTTTTCACAGGAACACTAGAGACGAGTACTTTGCAAGAGAAATCCAAGTGGAAGGGTAATTTCCAGTTAacaccctggtgtgtgtgtgtgtgtgtgtgtgtgtgtgtgtgtgtgtgtgtgtgtgtgtgtgtgtgtgtgtgtgtgtgtgtgtgtgtgtgtgtgtgtgtgtgtgtgtgtgtgtgtgtgtgtgtgtgtgtgtggaggggttaTGTAAACACAGCTGCAAAAGGGGCTCTTTGATATTCCTGAAAAGCGTGTCAGTGACCAAACTTGCCAATTCCATCCACCAAACCTGAACCAGCAGTAGGCCTTTCACACATGAACTCTGGATGAACTTTGGAGAAGATGGTCCGGAGATTATCAGGAATtgccctttcacacatgcaacaAGATAAGCCTCATCAAACGTATTGGAGGTACTCGTAGAGTCGTATATACTTTAGGCTAGGGCTGGCTTCTGGGTAGAGCGTGAAGGAGGCAGGACATGTAAGTATGCATTGGAAGACGCAGTGTTTTTTATCTACAACACATCTACGTCCTAAACCATCAAGGGTCTTTGGTTCCTTGTATCTATCTTTCGATTTCTGCGTTGGCCCTTACTGAGGGAAGTTAACAAAACCCTTGGGTTGTCCAGAGACTTTTGGTGCATCTGTGAAAGGCATATAGGTCTTCGTGGCCATATAGTTAATCGGGAAAACAACAATTAACTAATAGGGTAGGGGTTGGGCATGCTGCTCAGGGATGACTTTTAGTCAACCCCGTTTATGCAATGCTAAAACTTTGTCTGTCTGAAGTTTGGCCTTCAGAGGTTGTTGTAGTAACAGATGTAATGTTTTATGTTGTGAAGTATACCtttgcccaaaaaaaaaacatcagtatATCTATAGAGCAGTTTTAACACATTCTGATTGCGCCCCTTTTATTGGTAACATCATTGAAATTACTTTAGATCATCATTGCCTACAGAAATGCCCAGGTTATTTTAAGTTATGAGCTGGTTGATATTATACACGTTGTGACTTCAAAATGTAATTCATTCTATGGACGAGGATTAAAGTACTTATATTTTAACTTGTGAAAAATATCTACTAAGATTCTAAATATATAGTAGTTTGATCTTCAAAATTGCATTTAATTTGACATTCTTTCCCAAAATGAATGCATGTAGACGTGCATTGAACAATTGATGACCATTTCAGAACGACCGTTATGTTTGGGACACAGCTGGACCATAGATTGAACCTTTTGAACCTGTGATTCCACAGGTCTGTCTGAGCCCACCAGCCTACAAGCTTTCCCCATCTGACAATACTTGTGTTTTTCAGCTGGGCCAGTGGCCTAGGTCCATCGCAGCCAAGTTCCAGCACCAGATCTACCCAATCACCTTCTCCGTTGGCAACCAAGAAGAGTGGAAGAAGCTGTTCAAGCCCTGTGCTGCTCAAAGGCTCTTTCTACCGGTAAGGCAGacccactgacacacatccagCCTTCTTCAacgagcggccatcttggctcttaACGCTAGCTGGGTAGGGGCAAACTTAATGCGGAAAGAAAGTCCACATAGACCGGTTACTGCCGGCATTCAGCACCATGATTGTTTGAACAGCCAATTCATTGAAGTTATGTCCTTTTTCAAATTGATAATTGAATGTCTATATTGGAACAAATAAGCAGGCTACTGTGACAAATAATGTTATTTGATTAAGGATGGGCCTCGCTGGAGCCATTGAtttcttgtctttttttttcctgcttTCTGAACCCGCTAAGTCACCATGTAATTGACTTCCTGAAGACATATCACTAATCAATTCACATTTTTCCGTTGATTCAAGGAAAATTCACACATACTGCTGCGGtatgcacatcacacacactgagtgtTTCGTTACGTTTAATCAATGATTTTGAATGTACCTTGTTGTTGTTCTAATCTGAAGAAAAGACTTCATTCATCAACCACTTTCAATTCAATTAAGCATTTGCTTGGTCTTTCATATTTACTACTCCATGTCTGCGTGCTCTACCTGCGATGCATGATACATGCTGCTCATTGTTTTCATTCACTTCAGCTTTATGTGACTTTTAAGTTAAGAGGCTATACTTAAAGTAAACGATATGATCAACTAATTTGATACTACACTGTGGTTACACTGCACTTGCTTTTTGATCATCACAAATAATAGTGCAAAATGATCCCAACTggcatacatacgtcatcatcACATCATAATACATCATCGCCAAGTGTCCGCTGCTTAGCAGAACAACAATGggtaacaacacagagaacacaactGGCACTTTACGGAatttgttgcttatttggagccgttctactctctcactgagcgttttatacactgccaaatatgcagttttataaagaatatgttgcAGTTTTTGTACTTTTGTTGTATTAAAATAGTTTAttgcgtttgtagcctacactcagacgtgaattTATTGtggcatgcgggtgtcttcattcataaaaattaaaaacattcgggggtatgcaaattattctaaagaagTCCAGACTCCGTGCATaaccccgccttctccagtgaaccaagaacgGGGGATTTCTGATCAAACACTCAACTTCGCTATCACACCAACGTGAACACACTCGttaaccgcttgccgccatgaTTATTGTTTAATGGGAAAGGGTCGCATGGAccatacgtcatccagctcaggttgcgtatccgtgcgtgtgcgcgtgtcggctcattgcatctgtaccgtggcctgagcacacctctccGAAGTGTCCTCAGGCCACGGAATTGAACTGTACTTGAGTACGGTTGGCGTGCTCACATCAGCCAAACGATCTAGACTTTAGGGCCGCACTAGGTGTCAAACGGActaacggtacagatggcctagtgtgagtgcgcccttagACTCTGCTTTGATTGGACTCGGTCTTGACTCCGGCTTGACAAGCCCTGGTCTTGGACTCGACAAAAGTGGTCTTGACTACAGCTCTGGCCCTAACCTCTGGACTTCTCTGCCCCCTAGGTAATCCTCAAGGAGGTGGACTCACTGCTCTATGTGGACACAGACGTGCTGTTCCTCAGACCCATGGACGACATCTGGGCCTTCCTGAAGGAGTTCAACAGCACCCAGCTGGCGGCCATGGCCCCTGAGCACGAGGTGCCCAAGATAGGCTGGTACAGCCGCTTTGCACGCCACCCGTTCTATGGCGTCACAGGGGTCAACTCTGGGGTCATGCTGATGAACCTCACCAGGATCCGCAGCACAATGTTCAAAGTAAGTACTCCTTCCGTTCGGTCAGCTTTTCACACACATCTGTTGTTTGTCTCagatgtgttagtgtgttaatCTCCCCACCTGCTCGTGCTTACTGAAAGTCTCTTAAGATAAAACGGCTTGCTGAATTGCTAAATAGTCCATCGTAATGGTAATAGTCAAACACACTATTATTAAAACATTGGTGAAGCTAAAGTAGTTGAGTTGAGatgttctaaaaaaatatatgtatcagTTTATTAAAAGCTATCTTAAAATACACACTAATTATAATTTAAGCTAAAGCAAACGGTTTATTTTTGTCCCTCAAGGCTAGCCATCGatgttttattttgagtttAAGCTTGGCTTGTTTAAGCTTGGCTTGGAGCCTGACTCTTTTCAAAGGGACTGAGAAGAGAACTCTCAGCAGCCTTTGATTGAGGCGGTGTGATTGCCACGCTTACATCCCAGCGCAGAGGAGGTATTGGCGGCTTGCCATTACCTCAGGCAGTAAACTGCAACTTGGGAGCAGAAATGGaaactctcactcactctcactctcttatATTCTCTTATACAAACCCCCGGGTGTCAAAAGTAAAGCAGCTCTGGAGGGAAAGGAAGGAATGGATGGATAGAGGTATAGAGAGAAGTGGttggatagggagagagagggttctGGAAGGGTAGAGAAAGAGGGAcaagggtagagagagacagaggacaaCGGTGAGCCgaaagaaaggaggagggaATTAAGAGTGATCCTTGTTGGCATTCCCAACTAGGGTTCTTAAAGTAACTTGTGTCTTATTTCAGAATAGCATGATCCCTGATGGCCTCTCCTGGGAGGacctccttcaccctctctaCCAGAAGTACAAGAACCACATCACCTGGGGAGATCAGGACCTCCTCAACATCATCTTCCACTACAACCCAGGTGGGCGGCTGTTTGCAGCTTGTTGCTGTGGAAGACTCCCTTgatagctgtctgtctgtccgcctcCCTCTTTCTTGCCCTTTGTTTCCATCTCTTTCTGCCTTCCCTTACCTACCTCCTGCCCTCTTGCCCTATATCTCGCTCTTTCAAACTCTTGCGATCCctctttttcacacacacacacacacacacacacacacacacacacacacacacacacacacacacacacacacacacacacacacacacacacacacacacacacacacacacacacacacacacacaca encodes the following:
- the gxylt2 gene encoding glucoside xylosyltransferase 2 isoform X2 — encoded protein: MRIHCKLFVIAVCLGVFLLLYFFGGNSADEQLLKEVKEDNPSPSAPSEVVHKVASKFTYRKHHELNVAAGDAPKERKNGNSINRVANVNTKRLKTNGGRPGSRRAPAEEVMHLAVVACGNRLEETLIMVKSALLFSVKKIKFHIFAEDPLAAHFEKGLGQWPRSIAAKFQHQIYPITFSVGNQEEWKKLFKPCAAQRLFLPVILKEVDSLLYVDTDVLFLRPMDDIWAFLKEFNSTQLAAMAPEHEVPKIGWYSRFARHPFYGVTGVNSGVMLMNLTRIRSTMFKNSMIPDGLSWEDLLHPLYQKYKNHITWGDQDLLNIIFHYNPECLFTFPCLWNYRPDHCMYGSNCKEAEEEGVSILHGNRGVYHDDKQPAFKVIYDAIRDFPLEDNLFQSLFYPIQTKFLDTVNTLCGRIPQVFLKQVEKTMRKVYELKVVRHVRPHH
- the gxylt2 gene encoding glucoside xylosyltransferase 2 isoform X1, with the protein product MRIHCKLFVIAVCLGVFLLLYFFGGNSADEQLLKEVKEDNPSPSAPSEVVHKVASKFTYRKHHELNVAAGDAPKERKNGNSINRVANVNTKSRLKTNGGRPGSRRAPAEEVMHLAVVACGNRLEETLIMVKSALLFSVKKIKFHIFAEDPLAAHFEKGLGQWPRSIAAKFQHQIYPITFSVGNQEEWKKLFKPCAAQRLFLPVILKEVDSLLYVDTDVLFLRPMDDIWAFLKEFNSTQLAAMAPEHEVPKIGWYSRFARHPFYGVTGVNSGVMLMNLTRIRSTMFKNSMIPDGLSWEDLLHPLYQKYKNHITWGDQDLLNIIFHYNPECLFTFPCLWNYRPDHCMYGSNCKEAEEEGVSILHGNRGVYHDDKQPAFKVIYDAIRDFPLEDNLFQSLFYPIQTKFLDTVNTLCGRIPQVFLKQVEKTMRKVYELKVVRHVRPHH
- the gxylt2 gene encoding glucoside xylosyltransferase 2 isoform X3; protein product: MHLAVVACGNRLEETLIMVKSALLFSVKKIKFHIFAEDPLAAHFEKGLGQWPRSIAAKFQHQIYPITFSVGNQEEWKKLFKPCAAQRLFLPVILKEVDSLLYVDTDVLFLRPMDDIWAFLKEFNSTQLAAMAPEHEVPKIGWYSRFARHPFYGVTGVNSGVMLMNLTRIRSTMFKNSMIPDGLSWEDLLHPLYQKYKNHITWGDQDLLNIIFHYNPECLFTFPCLWNYRPDHCMYGSNCKEAEEEGVSILHGNRGVYHDDKQPAFKVIYDAIRDFPLEDNLFQSLFYPIQTKFLDTVNTLCGRIPQVFLKQVEKTMRKVYELKVVRHVRPHH